A window of Dasypus novemcinctus isolate mDasNov1 unplaced genomic scaffold, mDasNov1.1.hap2 scaffold_124, whole genome shotgun sequence contains these coding sequences:
- the LOC101421744 gene encoding C-type lectin domain family 4 member G-like: protein MPGHDRDFIRGEMFRQIESVRAGNESSCQPCAPAWKAFQGSCYFFSTDNLTWTQANESCAQKQAHLVIINSQAEQDFLTPTEQVTHWIGLFRKDGGGWPQMDRWFHPNLLQRRPQGAPR, encoded by the exons ATGCCGGGACATGACCGAGACTTCATTCGGGGCGAAATGTTCCGGCAAATAGAGAGCGTGCGGGCAGGCAACG AATCCTCCTGccagccctgcgccccagccTGGAAGGCCTTTCAGGGCTCCTGCTACTTCTTCTCTACTGACAACCTCACCTGGACCCAGGCCAATGAGTCCTGTGCCCAGAAGCAAGCACACCTGGTTATCATCAACAGCCAAGCAGAACAG GACTTCCTGACGCCCACTGAGCAGGTGACACACTGGATAGGCCTCTTCCGAAAGGACGGGGGAGGTTGGCCACAGATGGACCGATGGTTCCATCCCAACTTACTC